The Antarcticibacterium sp. 1MA-6-2 genome has a window encoding:
- a CDS encoding discoidin domain-containing protein, which yields MSRVNIIFLLGILAFTSLSCEAKRDFPPLVEQGVVLDLSSAALIIGEELVVNPIFQPNVFPQKNYEWEASNPSIVDISMNEDYSATVLAKQEGTTTVRFFSADGELEATAEIIVTEFGPEDVTEGAIITVNRENGGGPNAGEGSLKLIDNDFNNKYLTEYGTDMWVQLELTEARAVDIYTLTSGNDAPERDAKAWTLEGSNDGTTWEVLDTRTDQSWSDRNQTKEFNVNNEERFKYYRLLITANNGSNLIQISEWRLMVISD from the coding sequence ATGAGCAGAGTCAATATCATCTTTCTCTTAGGCATTCTGGCTTTTACCAGTTTATCCTGTGAAGCAAAACGTGATTTCCCACCACTTGTAGAGCAAGGTGTAGTTCTTGACCTTTCCTCTGCTGCACTAATAATAGGAGAAGAACTGGTTGTAAACCCAATATTTCAACCCAATGTATTCCCACAGAAGAATTATGAGTGGGAAGCAAGTAACCCTTCCATAGTTGATATTTCTATGAACGAAGATTACTCGGCAACAGTTTTAGCAAAACAAGAGGGAACTACTACCGTAAGATTTTTCTCGGCAGATGGAGAACTTGAGGCTACTGCAGAAATTATTGTAACAGAATTTGGACCAGAGGATGTTACAGAAGGTGCAATTATTACCGTAAACAGAGAAAATGGAGGGGGACCAAATGCGGGTGAGGGATCACTTAAATTAATCGACAACGACTTTAATAATAAATATCTTACCGAATACGGAACAGACATGTGGGTTCAACTGGAATTAACAGAAGCCCGGGCTGTAGACATATATACTTTAACTTCAGGAAACGACGCTCCCGAAAGAGATGCGAAGGCCTGGACACTGGAAGGTTCTAATGATGGTACCACCTGGGAAGTCCTAGACACCAGAACCGACCAATCCTGGAGTGACAGAAATCAAACCAAAGAATTTAACGTTAATAATGAAGAACGTTTTAAGTACTATAGATTATTGATAACAGCCAATAATGGAAGTAATCTTATCCAAATAAGTGAATGGCGTTTAATGGTTATTTCTGATTAA
- a CDS encoding Crp/Fnr family transcriptional regulator, whose protein sequence is MYQYLQKKVSDTIIISNEEFEYAKTLFIPKKLRRKRFLLQDGDPCIYTTFVEKGLLRSYTIDEKGNEHILQFGMQGWWVADLYSFLTGEPSEYNIEALEDSELLLITNSSWDLLLKEVPAFERYFRILIQNNLIATQKRLMGTMSTTAEERYIKLLQDFPDIVQRVPQHMIASYIGVTRETLSRLRSQITFE, encoded by the coding sequence ATGTACCAATATCTTCAAAAGAAAGTTTCTGATACCATTATAATCTCCAATGAGGAATTTGAATACGCAAAAACACTTTTTATTCCCAAGAAACTCCGTAGGAAACGATTTCTTCTTCAAGATGGTGATCCATGCATTTATACCACATTTGTAGAGAAGGGACTGCTTCGCAGTTATACTATAGATGAAAAGGGGAACGAGCATATTCTTCAATTTGGAATGCAGGGATGGTGGGTGGCCGATCTTTATAGCTTCCTTACAGGGGAACCTTCAGAATATAATATTGAAGCGCTTGAGGACAGTGAACTATTATTAATCACTAATTCTTCCTGGGATCTATTGCTTAAAGAAGTTCCGGCCTTTGAAAGATATTTTAGAATTCTCATACAAAATAACCTAATTGCAACCCAGAAAAGACTTATGGGTACAATGAGCACTACTGCTGAAGAGCGTTATATTAAATTACTTCAGGATTTTCCTGATATTGTACAAAGAGTTCCTCAACATATGATAGCTTCATATATTGGTGTAACGAGGGAAACCCTAAGCCGCCTTCGAAGCCAGATTACTTTCGAATAA
- a CDS encoding TonB-dependent receptor domain-containing protein, translating into MASLRHEGSSKFGANNKWGNFPAASAAWMISDEEFMNDVDFVTNLKLRVSYGVTGNQGIPPYRSLTTLGTGGKYPIFLGDETEATYYQTYGANRNPNPDLRWEKKKEWNYGVDFGLFNNRISGSLDVYSRDTEDLLLDYTVPQPPYVHSNIYTNVGTINNKGIELALSSRVLEAGDFTWNIDVAASYQENKLVTLSNDTFIASEIFGGGIGNPGNLGDAIRNTEGGPIGDFYGKRFAGFTRDGEWLFYKADGSVGTVSQMSEEDKAIIGNGLPKYYASLTNTFRYNNFDLTVFFRGKFDFDILNTVDLFYGNQELLPGNVLGSALDEYSQIQQAPQYSDYYLERGDFVKLDNLTLGYTFPLENSRALKSLRWFVSARNLATFTAYTGRDPEVQDTGLYPGLDDRNFYPRTTTVSTGINVQF; encoded by the coding sequence ATGGCTTCTTTGAGACACGAAGGATCATCTAAATTTGGTGCCAATAATAAGTGGGGTAATTTCCCTGCGGCTTCTGCAGCCTGGATGATCTCTGATGAAGAATTTATGAATGATGTGGATTTTGTAACTAATTTAAAGCTTAGAGTAAGTTACGGGGTAACTGGGAACCAGGGGATTCCACCCTACAGGTCTCTTACTACCCTGGGTACAGGAGGAAAATATCCTATTTTCCTGGGAGACGAAACTGAAGCAACATACTACCAGACTTATGGAGCGAACAGAAATCCTAATCCTGATCTAAGATGGGAAAAGAAAAAAGAATGGAACTATGGTGTGGATTTTGGATTGTTTAATAATAGAATTTCAGGTTCATTAGATGTGTACAGCAGAGATACTGAAGATCTTTTATTAGACTATACTGTTCCTCAGCCTCCTTATGTGCATAGTAACATATATACCAATGTTGGTACCATCAATAATAAAGGGATTGAACTGGCATTAAGTTCACGTGTTCTTGAAGCAGGTGATTTCACCTGGAATATTGATGTGGCCGCAAGCTACCAGGAGAATAAGCTGGTAACTTTATCTAACGACACTTTTATTGCCAGCGAAATTTTTGGTGGAGGAATAGGAAACCCTGGTAACCTGGGAGATGCTATTAGAAATACCGAAGGAGGTCCTATAGGTGACTTCTATGGAAAAAGATTTGCAGGTTTTACCCGAGATGGAGAATGGTTATTTTACAAAGCTGACGGTTCTGTAGGTACAGTAAGCCAGATGTCTGAGGAAGACAAAGCTATCATAGGAAATGGTTTACCTAAATATTATGCTTCTCTTACTAATACCTTTAGATACAACAATTTCGATCTTACGGTATTCTTCCGCGGGAAATTCGATTTTGATATTTTAAATACTGTAGATCTTTTCTATGGAAATCAGGAATTGTTACCTGGAAATGTTTTAGGTTCAGCATTGGATGAGTATAGCCAGATACAGCAAGCTCCTCAATATTCAGATTACTATTTAGAGCGTGGAGACTTTGTGAAGCTGGATAATCTTACTTTAGGTTACACCTTTCCCCTTGAAAATTCAAGAGCTTTAAAAAGCTTAAGATGGTTTGTGAGCGCAAGAAACCTTGCGACCTTTACCGCATATACAGGCAGAGATCCAGAGGTGCAGGATACAGGTCTTTATCCTGGTCTTGATGATCGAAATTTTTACCCTCGAACTACGACAGTATCCACTGGTATAAATGTTCAATTTTAA
- a CDS encoding cupin domain-containing protein, with protein MKYASLTNELEYNDGKPAVKVLMDTDSSREIRITMRQGQVMKEHKTPFPIVVEIFEGHITFGVKGETHNLVKGDLVYLEGSVPHDLKAEEDSTVRLTLSKSDSAERVKGVADSSS; from the coding sequence ATGAAATATGCATCATTAACAAATGAACTGGAGTATAACGACGGTAAACCTGCGGTTAAAGTTTTAATGGATACTGACAGTAGCAGGGAGATAAGAATAACAATGAGACAGGGGCAGGTAATGAAAGAACATAAAACTCCCTTTCCTATTGTAGTGGAAATTTTTGAAGGGCATATTACTTTTGGAGTTAAGGGTGAGACCCACAATCTCGTTAAAGGAGATCTGGTTTATCTTGAAGGAAGCGTACCCCACGATCTTAAAGCTGAAGAAGATAGTACAGTAAGACTTACTCTCTCAAAATCTGATAGTGCCGAGAGAGTAAAAGGTGTAGCCGACAGTTCTTCGTAG
- a CDS encoding GreA/GreB family elongation factor: MKYGVIVIEKKEHELLRRIMSMAHYHKDQTYKNSIEKLTLELAKAKVLPNKDMPGDVIRFNSIVTIETAYNVKKTYQLVTPDKSDIRQNKISVLAPMGLALMGYAEGDEILWHFPA, from the coding sequence ATGAAATACGGAGTAATAGTAATTGAAAAGAAAGAACATGAGCTTTTGCGACGCATTATGAGCATGGCACATTATCATAAAGATCAAACTTATAAAAATTCTATAGAAAAGTTGACTTTAGAACTCGCCAAAGCCAAAGTATTGCCAAACAAAGATATGCCCGGGGATGTGATTAGGTTCAATTCAATAGTTACAATAGAAACTGCCTATAATGTAAAAAAGACATACCAGCTCGTTACCCCGGACAAAAGCGATATCAGGCAGAATAAGATTTCTGTCTTAGCTCCAATGGGATTGGCTTTAATGGGATACGCAGAAGGGGATGAAATATTATGGCATTTCCCTGCTTAA
- a CDS encoding SusC/RagA family TonB-linked outer membrane protein — MKEPYNLSPVYFEKGIMRSTFEHFKGKGLLLFLILLMGSSPSLVAFTYQQEIRVTGTVVDADGLPLPGVAVLQEGTDNGTLTDFDGVYTIDVPAQSVLVFSFVGLKTVKRVITEAGTVDVQMQNDQESLDEVVVVGYGTQTRRAVSTAVAQVSEEEFNQGVATNAMDLIQGKVAGLAVTRPGGNNPNGGTSIQLRGVTSITGNRDPLIVIDGIPGGNLDLVQQNDIESFSVLKGGAAAAIYGTRGNNGVILITTKRGKRGVTNFEYATYVSRDFVNRKPDFLSADEYRGLIDQGIIGESNDLGYSTDIFDELTNKENLSQYHNFAASGGSETSNYRASLYYRNLDGIALENERTEYGFRASFNQSAFDNKFNFQSGLAGNFNDANLLGGGQFGAVTDWNPTAPIYAPYSNEEGSDLINLGRFGFYQPQNFYNPFSEYANRINERQQQTFSGDVRMSYQIFDGLTIAAFGSYQRNTWNDRQYRSTEDWNQYNPSSDYRGTAYAYKSNRLEYTKTFEPTITYINFFGDHTVDVLGGYSYQYSTREDFNMNNSGFTTDAFLDWNFGAGNAITDTDLPRPGLGSFKEDNTLIAFFGRINYSFLD; from the coding sequence ATGAAAGAGCCTTACAATTTGAGCCCTGTCTATTTTGAGAAGGGTATTATGCGTTCCACTTTTGAACATTTTAAAGGAAAGGGGTTACTGCTGTTTTTGATCCTTTTAATGGGAAGCAGTCCCAGTTTAGTTGCCTTTACCTATCAGCAGGAAATAAGAGTTACAGGTACTGTAGTTGATGCTGATGGTTTGCCATTGCCCGGTGTTGCTGTTTTACAGGAAGGAACGGATAATGGTACCCTTACAGATTTTGATGGAGTGTATACTATAGATGTGCCTGCACAATCTGTTCTTGTTTTTTCCTTTGTTGGTCTTAAAACTGTAAAGCGGGTAATAACCGAAGCAGGAACAGTAGATGTTCAAATGCAGAATGACCAGGAATCTTTAGATGAAGTTGTAGTAGTTGGTTACGGTACTCAAACCAGACGTGCTGTGAGTACTGCTGTTGCGCAGGTTTCGGAAGAGGAGTTTAATCAGGGAGTGGCAACTAATGCTATGGATTTGATCCAGGGTAAAGTTGCGGGTTTAGCTGTGACAAGACCAGGTGGTAATAATCCTAATGGTGGTACTTCTATTCAGTTAAGAGGTGTTACTTCTATTACAGGTAACAGAGATCCATTAATAGTAATTGACGGAATTCCCGGAGGAAACCTTGATCTTGTGCAGCAAAACGATATTGAATCTTTCAGTGTCCTTAAAGGTGGAGCTGCTGCTGCTATTTATGGTACACGTGGGAATAATGGAGTTATATTAATTACCACTAAAAGAGGTAAAAGAGGTGTTACAAATTTCGAGTATGCAACATATGTCTCCAGAGATTTTGTTAATAGAAAACCTGATTTTCTTTCGGCTGATGAATATCGGGGGTTAATTGATCAGGGGATAATTGGGGAAAGTAACGACTTAGGTTATTCTACCGATATTTTTGATGAACTTACTAATAAAGAGAATTTAAGTCAATATCACAATTTTGCTGCTTCGGGAGGAAGTGAAACCAGTAATTATCGAGCTTCTTTATATTACAGAAATCTTGATGGTATTGCATTAGAAAACGAAAGAACAGAATATGGCTTCCGTGCGAGCTTTAACCAGTCGGCATTTGACAATAAGTTTAATTTTCAGTCTGGTCTTGCGGGTAACTTTAACGACGCGAATCTTTTAGGTGGTGGTCAATTTGGTGCGGTGACAGACTGGAATCCAACTGCTCCAATTTATGCGCCTTACTCTAATGAAGAGGGTAGTGATCTTATTAATTTGGGAAGATTTGGTTTTTACCAGCCACAAAACTTTTATAATCCTTTTTCAGAATATGCCAACAGGATCAATGAAAGACAACAGCAAACTTTCTCTGGAGATGTAAGAATGAGTTATCAAATATTTGATGGTCTTACAATTGCGGCCTTTGGATCATATCAAAGAAATACATGGAATGACAGGCAATATCGTTCTACAGAAGATTGGAATCAATATAATCCTTCCAGTGACTATAGAGGAACTGCTTATGCCTATAAATCAAATCGATTAGAATACACAAAAACATTTGAGCCAACAATAACTTATATTAACTTTTTTGGGGATCATACTGTTGATGTTTTGGGAGGTTATAGCTATCAATATTCGACCAGAGAAGATTTCAATATGAATAACAGTGGTTTTACTACTGATGCATTTCTTGACTGGAATTTTGGAGCAGGAAATGCTATTACAGATACAGATTTGCCACGTCCGGGACTGGGAAGTTTTAAAGAGGACAACACCTTAATTGCCTTCTTTGGAAGGATTAACTACTCCTTTTTAGACTAA
- a CDS encoding sensor histidine kinase — protein MYNEEIGSISVFYSSPTFKEKDFLKEEKQLLRKVAFELSNFYEKIKNKEKEEILKRTAERNDRLVILGEITAGIAHELNTPLGNILGFAEFIAENSNDPQITSDISKIIKSAIYSREVVKKLMFFACEMPQNMDIIYIKPLVLQVLSLLGPNFKKAGVNHEFQISEENIRARFDSIQFSQVLFNILINAIYISPENGKIGINVYDDENYLYIEISDEGPGIKEEIRSRIFEPFFTTKPLGEGSGLGLSVVHGIVKSHRGTISTYDNSPHGTVVKITLPLST, from the coding sequence TTGTATAATGAAGAAATAGGCTCTATAAGTGTCTTCTACTCCTCTCCCACCTTTAAAGAAAAGGATTTTTTAAAGGAAGAAAAACAATTATTGCGAAAAGTGGCATTCGAGCTTAGCAATTTTTATGAAAAGATAAAAAATAAGGAAAAGGAGGAAATATTAAAACGAACAGCAGAGCGCAATGACCGTCTTGTAATCCTGGGCGAAATTACCGCTGGTATTGCACATGAATTGAATACCCCCTTAGGCAATATACTTGGTTTCGCTGAATTTATTGCTGAAAATTCCAATGACCCCCAAATCACTTCAGATATTTCCAAGATTATCAAGTCTGCTATTTATTCAAGGGAGGTGGTAAAGAAGTTAATGTTCTTTGCCTGCGAAATGCCTCAAAATATGGATATTATTTATATAAAGCCTCTCGTCCTCCAGGTACTTTCTTTACTGGGACCAAATTTTAAAAAGGCAGGGGTGAACCATGAATTTCAAATTTCAGAAGAAAACATTAGAGCAAGATTCGATAGTATCCAGTTTAGCCAGGTCCTCTTTAATATTCTTATTAACGCCATCTATATCTCACCTGAAAATGGGAAAATTGGTATTAATGTTTATGACGATGAAAACTACTTATATATTGAAATTTCTGACGAGGGACCGGGTATAAAAGAAGAAATTCGTTCCAGGATATTTGAACCTTTCTTCACCACCAAACCCTTAGGTGAAGGATCGGGATTAGGTTTAAGTGTGGTCCACGGAATTGTCAAAAGTCACCGGGGTACCATTTCTACTTATGATAACTCTCCACATGGAACTGTAGTTAAAATTACATTACCTTTAAGTACCTGA
- a CDS encoding universal stress protein, translated as MKNILVAIDEPKEADQLTAHAVEIAKLNNAKIWIIHVTEAVPKDFISREAGPQYLYDRLAENNKKEAAAIKQWANELTETHQVAAEGLLIEGSVIKSIKKIVEERDIDLVVAGHRKRNFLYGLFTENKKKDLIDELKIPLLAVPLQ; from the coding sequence ATGAAAAATATACTTGTTGCCATAGATGAACCTAAAGAGGCTGATCAATTGACTGCTCACGCAGTTGAGATTGCAAAACTCAATAATGCTAAAATTTGGATTATTCATGTAACAGAAGCAGTTCCTAAAGATTTTATAAGCCGCGAGGCGGGCCCGCAGTATCTTTATGATAGATTGGCTGAAAACAATAAGAAAGAAGCCGCTGCCATAAAGCAATGGGCAAACGAACTCACCGAAACCCACCAGGTTGCAGCAGAAGGTTTACTAATTGAGGGATCTGTTATAAAATCTATAAAAAAAATTGTGGAGGAGCGGGATATTGATCTTGTGGTCGCCGGGCATAGGAAAAGAAATTTCCTCTATGGACTTTTTACTGAAAATAAGAAGAAAGACCTTATTGATGAACTTAAGATTCCTCTTCTGGCGGTCCCACTTCAATAA